One Planctomycetota bacterium DNA segment encodes these proteins:
- a CDS encoding YbaK/EbsC family protein, whose translation MDVAKFLKREKVKFQLRHHPARYTAQEVAAAEHITGEEVAKVVIVKADDAFAMCVLPATYVLDMKRAKKALGAKSVRLATEEEIGGLFPDCEVGAMPPFGAEYNLPVYVEEHLSEDEQILVPAGTHEDSVLLAWADYERLAQPKVASFGTHVD comes from the coding sequence ATGGACGTCGCCAAGTTTCTGAAGCGAGAGAAGGTCAAGTTTCAGTTGCGCCACCACCCCGCGCGGTACACCGCTCAGGAGGTGGCGGCCGCCGAGCACATCACCGGCGAAGAGGTCGCCAAGGTCGTCATCGTCAAAGCCGACGACGCCTTTGCCATGTGCGTTCTTCCCGCCACGTATGTCCTCGACATGAAGCGGGCGAAGAAGGCGCTCGGCGCGAAAAGCGTCCGCCTGGCGACCGAGGAAGAGATCGGCGGCCTGTTCCCCGACTGCGAGGTCGGCGCCATGCCCCCCTTCGGCGCCGAGTACAACCTGCCGGTTTACGTCGAGGAGCATCTGTCGGAGGACGAACAGATCCTCGTCCCCGCCGGCACCCACGAGGACTCCGTCCTCCTGGCCTGGGCGGATTACGAGCGCCTCGCCCAGCCGAAGGTCGCCTCGTTCGGCACCCACGTGGATTGA